A section of the Leptospira kobayashii genome encodes:
- a CDS encoding LA_0442/LA_0875 N-terminal domain-containing protein codes for MKKYLFLLLFTGLFLSSLPLIAINTILLKNGKSIKGIVSNQNMDSVEINRTDGKHVIISKKSVLKIIYKDLAEEEEAKIRKEEQTKRDLEKARLLEIRNQENLALQNSEAAKRAEERKRVLESANTPLKSDSLRTSFLLHSPNPTHPILLASPGQKCQPYSEYPEYFWLFGAFRFKEPKYSELFPKEDRPIRISQVSTYKDVALTLLGGFLVTVTRKTLVVEICEGEGARSYNQTGTPSSIDSELKAKQDMQDIEEKLDLELLEKDLEHLEKQKQGQ; via the coding sequence ATGAAAAAATATCTATTTCTACTCTTATTCACCGGACTATTCTTATCTAGTCTTCCCCTAATCGCCATTAATACAATTCTTTTGAAAAATGGAAAATCCATCAAAGGAATCGTTTCCAATCAGAACATGGATTCCGTAGAAATCAATCGTACTGACGGAAAACATGTCATCATATCTAAAAAATCCGTCTTAAAAATCATCTACAAAGACCTTGCCGAAGAAGAAGAAGCAAAGATCCGCAAAGAAGAACAGACCAAAAGAGATTTGGAAAAAGCAAGACTTCTGGAAATCCGCAACCAGGAAAACCTAGCACTTCAAAACTCCGAAGCAGCCAAAAGAGCGGAAGAAAGAAAAAGAGTTTTGGAATCTGCAAATACTCCTTTGAAATCGGATTCCCTTCGCACTTCCTTTTTATTACATTCTCCGAATCCCACTCACCCGATACTACTCGCTTCTCCCGGACAAAAATGCCAACCATACTCGGAGTATCCTGAATACTTTTGGTTGTTTGGTGCTTTCCGGTTCAAAGAACCGAAATACAGTGAATTGTTTCCCAAAGAAGACCGACCGATTCGTATTTCTCAAGTTTCCACTTACAAGGACGTCGCTCTTACACTCTTGGGCGGATTTTTAGTTACAGTCACAAGAAAAACATTAGTAGTGGAAATCTGTGAAGGAGAAGGTGCTCGTTCTTACAACCAAACAGGCACGCCAAGCTCAATCGATTCCGAACTCAAAGCGAAACAAGACATGCAAGACATAGAAGAAAAACTGGATTTGGAACTCTTAGAGAAAGACCTGGAACATTTAGAGAAACAAAAACAAGGACAATAA
- a CDS encoding Ig-like domain-containing protein, translating to MNASIVKTFFAFRLLTYISWVLTIAFVSNCYFNPAIQSIINPLESKSSSAGVLALLGGGANTSSSNIATLQVGGQLKSDGLNLVNGNLTVSYGSSSVRGVSVSTSTTTNSVGRFILSLKPGTPKISVTDANGNDLGSFELNVPAEGDITEKSNSSSLTISSLKRYTIEETPDLTNDDSSDSSVAFSLSSSTPASGEELTAAAVPSTTVTLNFSQSVDSSTISASTIQAINVTVPKMTLTLGSFSTNGTVVTFQLGNLLGGSPFLISLSSSIKSKSGSSLPVTTIPFTIAGGGG from the coding sequence ATGAATGCTTCAATTGTAAAAACCTTCTTCGCTTTTCGCCTGCTAACTTATATTAGCTGGGTTTTGACAATTGCATTTGTTTCCAATTGTTATTTCAATCCGGCGATTCAGTCGATAATCAACCCTCTGGAATCCAAATCATCTTCCGCAGGTGTTTTGGCGCTTTTAGGAGGAGGAGCGAATACCTCTTCTTCCAATATAGCAACTCTACAAGTTGGGGGACAGTTGAAATCCGACGGACTCAATTTAGTAAATGGAAATCTAACGGTTTCTTATGGTTCCTCTTCTGTAAGAGGAGTTTCCGTTTCCACATCAACCACTACCAATTCGGTAGGAAGATTTATTTTGTCTCTGAAACCAGGCACACCTAAGATCAGTGTAACCGATGCCAATGGAAACGATTTGGGTAGTTTTGAATTGAATGTACCGGCCGAAGGAGATATTACCGAAAAATCAAATTCCTCATCTTTGACCATATCCAGCTTAAAGAGATACACAATTGAGGAAACACCGGATCTAACAAACGATGATTCTTCAGATTCTTCTGTGGCTTTTTCACTCTCTTCCTCCACACCTGCATCAGGCGAAGAGCTAACTGCTGCTGCTGTGCCAAGCACAACTGTGACTTTGAATTTCAGTCAATCTGTAGATTCTTCAACGATCAGTGCATCCACAATTCAAGCGATAAACGTTACGGTTCCCAAAATGACTCTCACTCTCGGTTCATTTTCCACCAATGGAACAGTTGTAACATTCCAACTCGGAAATCTACTCGGAGGGAGTCCTTTTTTAATCAGTCTTTCCAGTTCAATTAAAAGCAAAAGTGGAAGCTCACTCCCCGTAACAACCATTCCTTTTACGATCGCTGGGG